From the genome of Scytonema hofmannii PCC 7110, one region includes:
- a CDS encoding DNA-binding protein, whose amino-acid sequence MPQRDRWFKVLLTQQELDKLQAHAELQGWNMSQAFREWIKGLPCYSDTKQN is encoded by the coding sequence ATGCCACAACGAGATAGATGGTTTAAAGTTTTACTAACTCAACAAGAGTTAGATAAATTACAAGCTCATGCTGAATTGCAAGGTTGGAATATGTCTCAAGCATTTAGAGAATGGATTAAAGGATTGCCATGTTACTCGGATACAAAACAGAATTAA
- a CDS encoding alpha/beta fold hydrolase, which yields MSTITTKDGTQIYYKDWGTGPTVVLSHGWPLNADSWEIQALFLASHGYRVIAHDRRGHGRSSDSWHGNEMDTYADDLATLIETLDLKGITLIGFSTGGGEVARYIGRHGTQRLVKASLVSAVPPLMLKTSANPGGLPIEVFDGIRAGFIADRSQLYKEISGPFFGANREG from the coding sequence ATGAGCACAATTACTACCAAAGACGGCACACAGATTTACTACAAAGACTGGGGAACAGGACCCACAGTGGTGCTCTCCCACGGCTGGCCGCTCAACGCCGACAGTTGGGAAATCCAGGCGCTGTTCCTTGCCTCGCACGGCTATCGCGTCATCGCCCACGACAGACGTGGTCATGGCAGATCGAGCGACTCGTGGCACGGCAACGAGATGGATACCTATGCCGACGACCTTGCCACGCTCATCGAAACGCTTGACCTGAAAGGCATCACCCTAATCGGCTTTTCCACAGGCGGCGGCGAGGTAGCTCGTTACATTGGTCGTCACGGCACCCAGCGTCTGGTCAAGGCGTCGCTAGTCTCCGCTGTGCCTCCGCTCATGCTGAAGACGTCGGCGAATCCCGGCGGATTGCCCATTGAGGTCTTCGACGGTATTCGCGCTGGCTTTATCGCTGACCGTTCGCAGTTGTACAAGGAGATTAGCGGACCGTTTTTTGGTGCCAATCGCGAGGGTTAG
- a CDS encoding DUF262 domain-containing protein yields the protein MNFLERKDMTFLEDVIERKNDEVRTDTLDLTFGEIANLYYQQELVIQPEYKRLFRWSEEQKSRLIESIILDLPIPQIFMIENNNGTLELIDGLQRICSFIQFINSASLDLKPLVLQGCDIIPEINGMMFEDLPLRLKLRIKRSVIRTVIIKKQNHPFLRYVMFKRLHWGGSILSSQELRNCLALLIGDEGVRFQNFLQRQSYHSAFINCTETLSDVDKDRRGGEELVLRFLASKNALELFRGSVQEWLDEYMENILSKKKKFEYEIEEKIFQELFTFLSKIMGSGAFVKYRDNSPIGGLIPTYYEAISVGTLHSLKQIIDLPTDLVKQRIIDTVQTEEFRQYTNSGANRRENLHGRINTIKNALLELVNE from the coding sequence ATGAATTTTTTAGAGAGAAAAGATATGACTTTTTTAGAGGATGTGATAGAACGAAAGAATGATGAAGTTCGGACTGACACTCTTGATTTAACTTTTGGTGAAATTGCGAATTTATACTATCAGCAAGAACTGGTAATTCAACCAGAGTACAAACGTCTTTTTAGATGGTCAGAAGAACAAAAATCACGTTTGATAGAATCTATAATTTTAGACCTTCCTATACCTCAAATTTTTATGATAGAAAATAATAATGGTACACTTGAATTAATAGATGGTTTGCAACGAATTTGTTCCTTTATTCAATTCATTAATTCTGCAAGTTTAGATTTAAAACCTCTGGTTCTCCAAGGATGTGATATAATACCAGAGATCAATGGTATGATGTTTGAAGATTTGCCTTTAAGATTAAAATTAAGAATTAAACGCTCAGTCATTAGAACAGTTATTATTAAAAAGCAAAATCATCCCTTTTTACGATATGTCATGTTTAAACGATTGCATTGGGGTGGCTCGATACTATCTTCCCAAGAACTTCGGAACTGTCTTGCTCTTTTAATAGGAGATGAAGGTGTTCGTTTTCAGAATTTTTTGCAGAGACAAAGTTATCATTCTGCATTTATAAACTGTACGGAAACTCTCTCAGATGTAGACAAGGATCGCAGAGGAGGTGAAGAGCTTGTCTTAAGATTTTTGGCAAGCAAAAATGCTTTGGAATTATTTAGGGGTAGCGTTCAAGAATGGTTAGATGAATACATGGAAAATATTCTAAGTAAAAAGAAAAAATTTGAATATGAAATTGAGGAAAAAATTTTTCAAGAATTGTTTACGTTTCTTAGCAAAATAATGGGAAGTGGTGCATTTGTAAAATATAGGGATAACAGCCCAATTGGAGGTCTTATTCCTACTTATTATGAGGCGATTTCAGTAGGTACTTTGCATTCATTAAAGCAAATTATTGATTTACCCACTGACTTGGTTAAGCAAAGAATCATCGATACAGTTCAAACAGAAGAGTTCAGACAATATACTAATTCAGGAGCAAATAGACGAGAAAACTTACACGGCAGAATTAATACTATTAAAAATGCTCTTTTGGAACTGGTCAATGAGTAA
- a CDS encoding MAE_28990/MAE_18760 family HEPN-like nuclease, which translates to MSNWSKQLEEDLNWREKELAALKKQVITASKGSVTHQVLLRAMWSLLYAHYEGFCKFAWDLYLDELQKAGVKRKACKNEIAIFSLKNKFQELKEDLSSENIWQFAKTNFQNLLEEKIEFSSKLETNSNLYPNIFRNNILQVGLICSLVDRYQIEIKSLVARRNEIAHGQKMIIKDLQEYKKYEDAALEVMHELAISIVDSLDKKLYLQSPPQ; encoded by the coding sequence ATGAGTAATTGGTCTAAACAACTGGAAGAAGATTTAAATTGGCGAGAAAAAGAACTTGCAGCATTGAAAAAACAAGTGATTACAGCGTCTAAAGGTTCTGTTACACATCAAGTACTTTTACGTGCAATGTGGTCGCTTCTTTATGCACACTATGAAGGATTTTGCAAGTTCGCATGGGATTTATATCTTGATGAACTACAAAAAGCGGGTGTGAAAAGAAAAGCTTGCAAAAATGAAATAGCTATATTTTCGCTGAAAAATAAATTTCAAGAATTGAAGGAAGACTTGTCCTCAGAAAATATTTGGCAATTTGCAAAAACGAATTTTCAAAATTTGCTTGAAGAAAAAATAGAATTTTCCTCAAAACTAGAAACAAATTCCAATCTGTATCCTAATATCTTTAGAAATAACATCCTTCAAGTAGGTCTTATTTGCTCATTGGTGGATAGATATCAAATAGAGATTAAATCTTTAGTTGCTAGAAGAAATGAAATTGCTCACGGGCAAAAAATGATAATCAAAGATTTGCAGGAATATAAAAAATATGAAGATGCAGCTTTGGAAGTAATGCACGAGTTAGCAATATCAATCGTTGACAGCTTAGATAAAAAACTTTACCTACAAAGTCCACCACAATGA
- the argC gene encoding N-acetyl-gamma-glutamyl-phosphate reductase yields MTSKPKIFIDGESGTTGLQIYSRLNQRDDLELVSIEASKRKDSTERAKLINAVDVAILCLPDDAAREAVGYVNNDKVKILDASTAYRTADGWVYGFPELNPGQREKIANAQFVSNPGCYPTGFLACIRPLVAKGLLRSNFPATVNAVSGYSGGGKNLIQQYETFHEKQAEGKSLYPYGIYGLEFGHKHVKEMCQHSGLSAPPLFVPAVGDFEQGMLVQIPLPLWILDNPPSGKVIYEAIAEYYQGEKFVQVAPYQEPTLLRDGKFLDAMAMNGTNIVQVFVFANDSTKEALLVARLDNLGKGASGAAIQNLNIMLGFPEDLGL; encoded by the coding sequence ATGACCTCTAAACCTAAGATTTTTATTGATGGGGAATCGGGAACCACAGGCTTACAGATTTACTCGCGTCTCAATCAACGGGATGACCTTGAGTTAGTTAGTATTGAGGCATCCAAGCGTAAGGATTCAACTGAGCGAGCAAAGTTGATAAATGCTGTAGACGTTGCTATTCTCTGCTTACCTGATGACGCAGCCCGTGAAGCTGTTGGCTATGTCAATAATGATAAAGTGAAAATCCTTGATGCCAGTACTGCTTATCGAACGGCTGACGGTTGGGTATATGGCTTTCCCGAACTCAATCCAGGACAGCGAGAGAAAATTGCTAACGCCCAGTTCGTCAGCAATCCGGGCTGTTATCCCACGGGATTTTTAGCTTGTATCCGTCCGTTAGTAGCCAAAGGACTCCTGAGGAGCAACTTTCCCGCCACTGTTAATGCCGTATCGGGGTATTCTGGTGGGGGAAAGAATCTTATTCAACAGTACGAAACTTTCCATGAGAAGCAAGCTGAAGGAAAATCACTTTATCCTTATGGCATTTATGGTTTGGAGTTTGGACACAAACACGTTAAGGAAATGTGTCAGCATTCAGGCTTGTCAGCGCCACCATTGTTTGTACCAGCCGTAGGGGATTTTGAGCAAGGAATGCTAGTACAGATACCTTTGCCACTGTGGATTTTAGATAATCCACCATCAGGTAAAGTTATATATGAGGCGATCGCTGAGTACTATCAAGGTGAAAAGTTTGTGCAAGTTGCTCCATACCAAGAACCCACGCTTCTGCGAGACGGAAAGTTCTTAGATGCAATGGCAATGAATGGCACCAATATTGTTCAAGTGTTTGTCTTTGCCAACGATTCTACGAAAGAAGCACTATTAGTTGCTCGTCTTGATAACCTGGGGAAAGGTGCATCGGGAGCTGCGATACAAAATCTGAATATTATGCTGGGCTTTCCAGAAGATTTAGGATTGTAA
- a CDS encoding DUF3226 domain-containing protein, protein MTSKYIAKKLIVEGEQDKRVIPYLIEANGIPWGNTKEKAVVYIEAYGSNQFIDADVISTELKASGLNALGLLVDADDNPSGTWESIRNACLKTIPDIPEELPNSGLVHSMTNGIKLGVWLMPDNQMRGMLETFLAYMIPHQSEPLWQYAQEVVTEARNRGAGFIYPHVDKANIHTWLAWQNPPGRQLHNAIMEHILNPQHPNAQTFVNWFKNLYDL, encoded by the coding sequence ATGACCAGCAAGTATATAGCTAAAAAGCTGATAGTAGAAGGTGAACAAGATAAACGAGTTATACCGTATTTAATTGAAGCTAACGGAATCCCTTGGGGAAATACGAAGGAAAAAGCAGTCGTTTATATTGAAGCCTACGGTAGCAACCAGTTTATTGATGCAGATGTCATTTCTACAGAATTAAAAGCATCAGGGTTGAATGCACTTGGATTGCTGGTAGATGCGGATGATAATCCATCAGGAACGTGGGAGAGTATCAGGAATGCTTGTTTAAAAACTATCCCTGACATTCCTGAGGAACTGCCAAATTCAGGATTAGTCCATAGCATGACAAATGGAATTAAGCTTGGTGTTTGGCTGATGCCAGATAATCAAATGCGAGGTATGTTGGAAACCTTCTTGGCATATATGATTCCACATCAGAGCGAACCACTTTGGCAATACGCGCAAGAAGTAGTAACAGAGGCAAGAAACAGAGGAGCAGGCTTTATATATCCTCACGTTGACAAGGCAAATATCCATACTTGGTTGGCATGGCAAAATCCTCCTGGAAGGCAGTTGCATAACGCTATCATGGAACATATTCTAAATCCACAGCACCCAAACGCGCAAACCTTTGTTAACTGGTTTAAGAATTTATATGACCTCTAA
- a CDS encoding AAA family ATPase, giving the protein MLKTVKIENFRGFQSFELQQLGRVNLLVGKNNSGKTSILEAIQLLCSRNNLTLLTEVMINRGEYFFGNDDRVSRQLDIRHLFYGHQIQVGSTFSIGGMNDNINEHVVASIAMRDSRRQKFDDHPDLGEDFNEIRKLGLIVKWTHGHETENLSLSITPDGGVSTDFLRPTYHKNKDTSLAKTQFVTSSSLTTEKMIELFNQVVLTPEENLVQEALQTIEPKIERIASISPQRRSTFDSRGGFVIRLCDRDQRVPIGSMGDGIWRILGLALSTVCAKNGYLFVDEIDTGLHFTAMSDMWKLVWKTATRLNVQVFATTHSNDCWTSLADIASQEKATEDGITIQRIEREKQTGIAFTEREIVIAAQRGIEVR; this is encoded by the coding sequence ATGTTGAAAACAGTAAAAATAGAAAATTTCCGTGGTTTTCAGTCATTTGAGCTTCAGCAACTGGGTCGGGTAAACCTACTGGTTGGTAAGAATAACAGTGGCAAAACATCTATACTCGAAGCTATTCAGCTTCTGTGCTCCCGAAATAATCTTACGCTGTTAACCGAGGTTATGATAAACCGAGGTGAATATTTCTTTGGAAATGATGATAGGGTAAGCCGTCAGCTTGACATACGTCACCTTTTTTATGGACACCAAATTCAAGTTGGGAGCACATTTTCAATAGGGGGGATGAATGACAATATTAACGAACACGTTGTCGCGTCAATCGCAATGCGGGACTCAAGGCGTCAAAAGTTTGACGATCATCCCGATTTAGGTGAAGATTTCAATGAAATCAGAAAACTCGGATTGATTGTCAAATGGACTCATGGGCATGAAACAGAAAATCTGTCACTGTCCATAACACCCGATGGTGGTGTTTCTACTGATTTTTTGCGACCAACATATCATAAAAATAAGGATACTTCTTTAGCAAAAACGCAATTTGTTACATCGTCTTCCTTAACAACTGAGAAGATGATTGAACTGTTTAACCAAGTGGTATTAACACCAGAGGAAAATCTTGTGCAAGAAGCTCTTCAGACGATTGAACCAAAAATTGAGCGCATTGCTTCAATCAGTCCTCAGCGAAGATCAACATTTGATTCTCGTGGTGGATTTGTCATTCGCCTTTGCGATCGCGACCAACGAGTACCTATAGGTAGTATGGGGGATGGTATATGGCGTATCTTAGGGCTTGCACTTTCTACGGTCTGCGCTAAAAACGGTTATCTATTTGTTGATGAAATTGATACAGGATTGCACTTCACTGCTATGTCTGATATGTGGAAGCTTGTTTGGAAAACAGCAACGAGACTGAATGTACAGGTTTTTGCTACGACACATAGTAATGATTGTTGGACAAGTTTAGCTGATATAGCTAGTCAGGAAAAAGCAACAGAAGATGGAATCACAATTCAACGCATCGAACGTGAGAAGCAAACGGGTATAGCTTTTACTGAACGTGAAATTGTCATTGCTGCTCAACGGGGAATTGAGGTACGCTAG
- a CDS encoding J domain-containing protein has protein sequence MPKKARSTFPATTTTTLALSSIHIRLEAIEKEHQWLLKQIKRKQTELNNFVEQMRSLATDIFHRGSPSFKKLAELDRQIHTLFEEIFTTRKFGKKTKKDVEGIYRNLQMAGIISPKLSNNEDDAELDQLFEVDENGNFDSQSPQEEDYQHQETQQEIGFSSGAKADGSRNVRQAFLRLAEIFHPDKVTDGETQMRHTEIMKEINKAYQEGDLARLLEIERKHQAGESVESNSEDDLTRKCTRLEQENEFLKTQYENLKRELRLVKHSPEGAMVSDCRKANREGIDPVGQMLEQVESEIEVIGDIRDFVKDFREQKISIKEFLYGPPVLRQRNQEMMEDLLEEMLGDLDRIVVF, from the coding sequence ATGCCTAAAAAAGCACGATCTACATTTCCAGCCACTACAACAACAACACTGGCTCTTTCTTCTATTCATATCCGTTTAGAAGCCATAGAGAAAGAGCATCAATGGCTGCTGAAACAAATCAAAAGAAAACAAACAGAACTGAACAACTTTGTTGAGCAAATGCGTTCCTTAGCTACGGATATATTTCATAGAGGTAGTCCTAGCTTTAAGAAACTAGCAGAACTTGATCGACAAATCCACACTCTGTTTGAGGAAATTTTTACCACTAGGAAATTTGGCAAGAAGACAAAGAAAGATGTTGAAGGAATTTACCGTAACCTTCAAATGGCAGGAATCATTAGTCCCAAACTCAGTAACAACGAGGACGATGCAGAACTAGACCAACTGTTTGAAGTAGATGAAAATGGTAATTTTGATTCTCAATCACCTCAAGAAGAAGACTACCAACATCAAGAAACACAACAAGAAATCGGATTTTCCTCTGGAGCAAAAGCTGATGGCTCAAGAAATGTCCGTCAAGCATTTTTACGGTTAGCCGAAATCTTTCACCCCGATAAGGTGACAGATGGCGAGACACAAATGCGCCATACAGAAATTATGAAGGAAATCAACAAAGCTTACCAAGAGGGTGACTTAGCGCGACTGTTGGAGATAGAACGGAAACATCAAGCAGGCGAATCTGTTGAAAGCAACAGTGAAGATGATTTGACCAGAAAATGTACTCGTTTAGAGCAGGAAAATGAATTCCTCAAAACTCAATATGAAAACCTGAAACGAGAACTGCGCCTAGTAAAACATAGCCCTGAAGGAGCGATGGTTTCCGATTGTCGAAAAGCTAATCGAGAAGGAATCGATCCTGTTGGTCAAATGTTAGAACAAGTAGAATCTGAAATTGAGGTTATTGGTGACATTCGCGATTTTGTCAAAGATTTTCGAGAACAAAAAATAAGCATTAAAGAATTTCTCTACGGTCCACCTGTTCTACGTCAGAGAAACCAAGAAATGATGGAAGACCTCCTAGAAGAAATGTTGGGAGACTTAGACAGAATCGTCGTATTTTAA
- the dgt gene encoding dGTP triphosphohydrolase yields the protein MMNWKKLLTPKRLGKTEPENLQLDRTYFQRDYDRLVFSSPFRRLKDKTQVFTLPRNDYIRTRLIHSLEVSCVGRSLGRIAGSTIIKRHNLDESGLSASDFGDIIAAACLAHDIGNPPFGHAGEDAIRVGFDSWYSTTATLLRNELLSIHQKTDFDLFEGNAQGFRILTKLEMSHRVGGMQLTCPTLATFTKYPRESYIPPHILNDYSGSSIKKYGFFQAEKDLFAEVAETVGLIRRDDNAAWWSRHPLTFLMEAADDICYSIVDVEDSHRMGYIPFALAKDLLNEIAEIDFKDNTESDAEKVKYMRATAINKLVQEAAIIFLSNEQDILAGKFDQHLLSLSTYAKHLEVIGETTSNNVFNHPSVIGIRVAGYEVLGKLFAEFVDAVLGRTKKGKFVYHMLPKEDRPTPEEDTYHKILRVTDYISGMTDSYATSLFQQLSGITLR from the coding sequence ATGATGAACTGGAAAAAACTCCTAACACCAAAGCGACTCGGCAAAACAGAACCAGAAAATCTTCAGTTAGATCGTACTTATTTTCAGAGAGATTACGATCGCTTGGTATTTTCCTCTCCTTTTCGTCGCCTCAAAGACAAAACCCAAGTTTTCACTTTACCCAGAAATGATTACATTCGGACTCGCCTCATTCACAGTCTGGAAGTTTCCTGTGTTGGTCGTTCTCTTGGTAGAATTGCTGGCTCTACAATTATCAAAAGACACAACCTAGATGAATCAGGGCTGAGTGCTTCAGATTTTGGTGATATTATTGCTGCGGCTTGTTTAGCACACGATATTGGCAATCCCCCTTTTGGTCATGCTGGGGAAGACGCTATCCGCGTGGGGTTTGATTCTTGGTATAGCACAACTGCGACGCTTTTGAGAAATGAACTTCTTAGCATACATCAAAAAACGGACTTTGATTTATTTGAAGGAAATGCCCAAGGCTTTCGTATTTTGACAAAACTAGAAATGTCACATAGAGTAGGAGGAATGCAACTGACTTGCCCAACTTTAGCAACTTTCACAAAATACCCTAGAGAATCTTATATCCCACCGCATATTCTTAACGATTACTCCGGTAGCAGTATTAAAAAGTATGGTTTTTTCCAAGCAGAAAAAGATTTATTTGCTGAAGTGGCAGAAACAGTTGGACTCATCCGCCGTGACGATAATGCAGCTTGGTGGTCTCGACATCCTCTAACTTTTTTAATGGAAGCAGCGGATGACATTTGCTACTCAATTGTTGATGTAGAAGATAGTCATCGTATGGGCTATATTCCTTTTGCTCTAGCCAAGGATTTACTGAATGAAATTGCAGAAATTGACTTTAAAGACAATACAGAAAGCGATGCAGAAAAAGTGAAGTATATGCGTGCTACTGCTATTAATAAATTAGTTCAAGAGGCAGCTATTATTTTTCTTTCAAACGAACAAGATATACTCGCTGGTAAGTTTGACCAGCATCTGTTGTCTTTAAGTACTTATGCCAAACATCTTGAAGTTATTGGAGAGACGACTAGCAATAATGTTTTCAACCACCCTAGTGTTATTGGTATTAGAGTCGCTGGATATGAAGTTTTGGGGAAATTATTTGCTGAATTTGTTGATGCAGTTTTGGGAAGAACTAAAAAGGGAAAATTTGTCTATCATATGCTTCCCAAAGAAGATCGCCCTACTCCTGAAGAAGATACTTATCACAAAATTCTGCGAGTTACAGATTATATTTCTGGTATGACAGACTCATATGCCACTAGTTTATTTCAACAATTGAGTGGCATTACTTTACGCTAA